One genomic segment of Penaeus monodon isolate SGIC_2016 chromosome 31, NSTDA_Pmon_1, whole genome shotgun sequence includes these proteins:
- the LOC119593013 gene encoding cuticle protein CP1158-like — MILVAVCLLAVGASAQVGPAGVVSPDGNNVQFSHDFAHGINLIGPSGIVSTAGNLQLTAEQARLHNARSKRGAVFGPSGIVMPDGRNIQFSREKADNFVVVGPSGAVGRDGNNIQLDAHGVPITKRSLPRGVFGYSGIVMPDGNNVQFTREEAEDILLIGPSGVIRRNGNNIQLNDQGVPAN, encoded by the exons ATGATTTTG GTAGCTGTTTGCCTGCTGGCAGTTGGTGCCAGTGCCCAGGTGGGGCCAGCGGGAGTCGTGAGCCCGGATGGAAATAACGTACAGTTTTCTCACGACTTCGCCCACGGCATCAACCTCATCGGCCCTTCCGGCATTGTTAGCACAGCTGGAAACCTGCAGCTGACCGCCGAGCAGGCCAGACTGCACAACGCCCGAAGCAAACGTGGCGCTGTGTTCGGCCCGTCGGGAATCGTCATGCCCGACGGAAGGAACATCCAGTTTTCGCGGGAGAAGGCTGATAACTTCGTGGTGGTGGGCCCGTCGGGCGCCGTGGGCAGGGATGGCAACAACATCCAGCTGGACGCTCACGGAGTCCCGATCACCAAGCGCAGCCTGCCGAGGGGCGTGTTTGGCTACTCCGGAATCGTGATGCCCGACGGGAATAACGTCCAGTTCACGAGGGAAGAGGCCGAGGACATCCTTCTGATAGGCCCGTCGGGAGTCATCAGAAGGAACGGCAACAACATCCAGCTGAACGACCAGGGTGTGCCGGCTAACTAA